From Pseudothermotoga thermarum DSM 5069, a single genomic window includes:
- a CDS encoding exo-beta-N-acetylmuramidase NamZ family protein encodes MKLGLDVFLEKYAKNYKQARLGLVTNATGINSDLRQNIDLLVEKGLKLVKLFSPEHGIFGAAADGEKLSHSKHPKYGVPIYSLYGETVRPNDEMLEGIDVLIYDIQDVGLRFYTYIYTMAYCLEECGKRNIEFVVLDRPNPLSSKIEGPIIEKNFESFVGGYGLPIRYGLTIGELAKYINNTFKINANLTVIAMEGYDPTRFYDELGLLWNTPSPNLPSMEHTILYEGFCLLEGVNVSVGRGTVHPFKYIGAPWIDSEKLYKSMKKLSHDGVIFRERVFIPFASKFQGQVCYGLEFFVLDKRKIKPLEIAIDLIAELRELHTKDFTWDSYVHLETERFYFDRLIGSDFYRKAIEQGARSSDFVEIWEKQSAEFTKQVQPFRIY; translated from the coding sequence ATGAAACTCGGTTTGGATGTTTTTCTTGAAAAGTATGCAAAAAACTATAAACAAGCAAGGCTAGGTCTTGTGACCAATGCAACGGGAATTAATAGTGATCTTAGACAAAACATAGATCTTTTGGTTGAGAAAGGGCTCAAACTTGTAAAGCTTTTTAGCCCAGAACATGGAATATTTGGTGCAGCTGCGGATGGGGAAAAACTTTCTCATTCAAAGCATCCGAAGTATGGAGTACCGATTTACTCGTTGTATGGAGAAACAGTTCGTCCAAACGATGAAATGCTTGAGGGTATCGATGTTTTGATATACGATATCCAAGATGTCGGATTGAGATTTTACACCTATATATACACGATGGCGTATTGTCTTGAAGAATGTGGAAAAAGAAACATAGAGTTTGTCGTGCTTGATCGGCCCAATCCGCTTTCAAGCAAAATCGAAGGTCCTATCATAGAGAAAAATTTTGAAAGTTTTGTTGGAGGTTATGGACTGCCCATTCGTTATGGTTTGACGATCGGAGAACTGGCAAAGTACATCAACAACACTTTCAAAATCAACGCAAATTTAACGGTAATTGCCATGGAAGGATATGATCCCACGCGTTTTTATGATGAACTTGGATTGCTTTGGAATACCCCTTCTCCAAATCTGCCATCCATGGAACATACTATTCTTTACGAAGGTTTTTGCCTGCTGGAGGGTGTTAACGTTTCCGTTGGAAGAGGAACTGTTCATCCTTTCAAATACATTGGTGCGCCTTGGATCGATTCGGAGAAATTATACAAAAGCATGAAAAAACTTTCCCACGATGGTGTAATCTTTAGAGAAAGAGTATTCATCCCATTTGCTTCCAAGTTTCAAGGACAAGTTTGCTACGGGTTAGAGTTTTTCGTGTTGGACAAAAGAAAGATAAAACCTTTAGAAATAGCGATAGACCTAATCGCGGAATTAAGGGAACTTCACACAAAAGACTTTACGTGGGATAGTTATGTTCATTTGGAAACGGAAAGGTTTTACTTCGATAGATTGATAGGCAGCGATTTTTACAGAAAAGCAATAGAGCAAGGCGCACGATCTTCGGATTTTGTTGAAATCTGGGAAAAGCAATCCGCAGAATTCACAAAGCAAGTTCAACCATTTAGAATCTATTAG
- a CDS encoding DUF362 domain-containing protein: protein MAKVFFTDMSVNSSMNMFQKFQRLLEQLELGNILSKGTLVAVKVHFGEYGNLAFVKPQYLRILVDHIKKFEAKPFLTDANTLYKGQRSNAVDHIWNAILNGFTPEVVGAPVIIADGLRGADQIEVEINGNYVKKAKIGSAIALADVLISVAHFKGHMSSGFGGTIKNVGMGSASRAGKLEQHSETKPKVNVENCVACKMCQRFCPTGAITVQKYAVINYDICIGCGECVAMCSYGAMEPRWDSSNEVLCKKMVEYTKAVLKDKKAVFIAFLMDISPDCDCWNANKQPVAPNIGIAASYDPVALEQACIDLVIKTVGKDPFKEIHPKAPWEVQIEYAEQIGLGSRQYELVKVACDLR, encoded by the coding sequence ATGGCGAAGGTTTTTTTCACGGATATGAGTGTTAACTCTTCCATGAACATGTTTCAGAAATTTCAAAGACTTCTCGAGCAGCTTGAGCTTGGTAACATCTTGTCAAAGGGAACTTTGGTTGCGGTAAAAGTTCACTTTGGTGAGTATGGGAACTTGGCTTTTGTAAAACCTCAATATTTAAGGATATTGGTTGATCACATAAAAAAATTTGAAGCGAAACCCTTTTTGACAGACGCAAACACCTTGTACAAAGGTCAACGTTCAAACGCTGTAGATCACATTTGGAATGCCATTTTGAACGGTTTTACACCCGAAGTTGTCGGAGCCCCTGTGATAATTGCCGATGGATTGAGAGGAGCAGATCAGATCGAAGTGGAGATAAACGGTAATTATGTAAAAAAAGCCAAGATAGGCTCCGCGATAGCTTTGGCAGATGTACTTATCTCCGTTGCCCATTTCAAAGGACATATGTCTTCTGGTTTTGGTGGAACCATCAAAAACGTCGGAATGGGAAGTGCATCACGAGCTGGTAAACTTGAACAACATTCTGAAACCAAGCCCAAGGTGAATGTTGAAAATTGCGTGGCTTGCAAAATGTGCCAAAGATTTTGCCCAACAGGAGCTATAACTGTACAAAAGTACGCGGTTATAAACTATGATATTTGCATTGGCTGTGGAGAATGTGTGGCGATGTGCAGCTACGGTGCGATGGAGCCAAGGTGGGATAGCTCAAACGAAGTTTTGTGCAAAAAGATGGTTGAATACACAAAGGCGGTTTTAAAAGATAAAAAAGCTGTATTCATCGCTTTTTTGATGGATATCTCACCAGACTGCGATTGTTGGAACGCAAACAAGCAACCGGTGGCGCCAAACATAGGTATTGCGGCAAGTTATGATCCAGTTGCACTTGAACAGGCATGCATAGATTTGGTTATAAAAACTGTTGGTAAAGATCCTTTCAAAGAAATACATCCAAAGGCACCTTGGGAAGTTCAGATTGAATATGCCGAGCAGATTGGACTAGGTTCTAGACAGTACGAGCTTGTGAAAGTTGCGTGCGATTTGCGGTGA
- a CDS encoding ABC transporter ATP-binding protein: MARVEVKNVTKTFGKVVALSNVSFSIGNGEFVVLLGPSGSGKTTLMYLIAGIYKPTSGQIFFDDVDVTNIPPKDRNVGLVFQNWALYPHMKVYENIAFPLTLKKVKPQQIREKVLQVSQMLQIDQLLDRYPWQLSGGQQQRVAIARALVKEPRILLFDEPLSNLDALLRLNVRAEIKKLQKDLKITSIYVTHDQAEALAIADRIVVLNNGRVVQIGTPEEVYAKPNHTFVASFLGNPPANLLEAKLNIDDRMIYIGDSKLNYAFVESLTQTGQREFVLAFRPEHAVISSEYKENSIRSTVYTVEPMGREQIVTLQTNGQIFKVVTSLEQKLQPGQTVYVFVSSDKVLIYDKSSGQRLL, from the coding sequence TCACAAAGACTTTCGGAAAAGTTGTTGCACTTTCAAATGTTAGCTTTAGCATAGGGAATGGAGAGTTCGTCGTATTACTTGGCCCCTCTGGAAGCGGTAAAACCACATTGATGTATTTGATAGCCGGTATATATAAACCAACTTCTGGTCAAATTTTCTTCGATGACGTCGATGTTACCAATATACCGCCAAAAGATAGAAACGTTGGCTTGGTGTTTCAAAATTGGGCGCTTTATCCACATATGAAAGTTTATGAAAATATAGCTTTTCCTTTGACGCTTAAAAAAGTTAAACCGCAACAAATAAGAGAAAAGGTTCTTCAAGTTTCACAAATGCTTCAAATAGACCAACTTTTGGATCGCTACCCCTGGCAACTCAGCGGTGGGCAGCAACAACGTGTTGCAATAGCACGTGCTCTTGTTAAAGAACCGAGAATACTTTTGTTTGATGAACCTTTGAGCAACCTTGATGCTTTATTGAGATTGAACGTAAGAGCAGAGATAAAAAAGCTTCAAAAAGATCTCAAAATTACATCGATTTATGTCACACACGATCAAGCTGAGGCTTTAGCCATAGCAGATAGAATAGTTGTTTTGAATAACGGTCGAGTTGTTCAAATTGGAACCCCAGAAGAAGTATACGCAAAACCAAATCATACCTTTGTGGCAAGCTTTCTTGGAAACCCACCTGCAAATTTACTTGAAGCTAAGTTGAACATCGATGATAGGATGATCTACATCGGTGATAGCAAGTTGAATTATGCGTTTGTGGAGTCGTTGACACAGACAGGTCAGAGGGAATTTGTTTTAGCTTTTAGACCGGAACATGCCGTTATCTCCTCGGAATATAAGGAAAATAGTATCCGCTCGACTGTTTACACAGTTGAACCTATGGGACGCGAACAGATTGTGACGCTGCAGACAAACGGGCAAATCTTCAAGGTCGTTACTTCCCTTGAGCAAAAATTGCAGCCCGGGCAAACAGTTTATGTTTTTGTCAGTTCGGACAAAGTGCTGATCTACGACAAGTCATCTGGTCAAAGGTTATTGTGA